A stretch of Campylobacter showae DNA encodes these proteins:
- a CDS encoding Bax inhibitor-1/YccA family protein: protein MSLYDRNYANSREHEVASEYSQSALSTFIKQTYQLFAASLLAASVGAYVGLYSSLGATVAGNYWLFVILELGLLVGLMFAKRKAGLNLILLFAFTFVSGLTLTPILGRTFAMPGGAAIVAQAFTLTTVAFGGLSVFAMNTKRDFTAWGKMLFITLIVLLVAAIINIFFHSPVLQLGIASVGAVLFSAYILYDTQNIIHGNYETPIEGAVDLYLDFLNLFVSLLRILGFFNSDD, encoded by the coding sequence ATGAGTTTATATGACAGAAACTATGCAAACTCAAGAGAGCACGAGGTTGCGAGCGAATATTCGCAAAGCGCGCTTAGCACGTTTATCAAGCAAACCTATCAGCTTTTCGCGGCTTCGCTTTTAGCAGCCAGCGTCGGAGCTTACGTCGGGCTTTATAGCTCGCTGGGAGCGACGGTAGCGGGCAACTACTGGCTATTTGTGATACTTGAGCTAGGACTTTTGGTCGGTTTAATGTTTGCCAAACGCAAAGCGGGCTTAAATTTGATCCTACTTTTTGCCTTTACTTTCGTTAGCGGACTTACGCTTACGCCTATTTTGGGACGCACTTTTGCGATGCCCGGAGGCGCTGCGATAGTAGCTCAAGCCTTTACGCTTACGACGGTAGCGTTCGGCGGACTTAGCGTATTTGCGATGAACACCAAGCGCGACTTTACCGCGTGGGGCAAGATGCTTTTCATCACGCTTATCGTTTTGCTCGTGGCTGCGATCATAAATATATTTTTCCACAGCCCGGTTTTACAGCTCGGCATCGCTAGCGTAGGCGCGGTTTTATTTAGCGCGTATATCCTTTACGATACGCAAAATATCATCCACGGCAACTACGAAACTCCGATCGAGGGCGCAGTTGATCTTTACCTTGATTTCTTAAATTTATTCGTTTCATTGCTTAGAATTTTAGGATTTTTTAATAGCGATGACTAG
- the secG gene encoding preprotein translocase subunit SecG, which produces MDSLFLVLQFIFAVVLTIAVLLQKSSSIGLGAYSGSNESLFGAKGPAGFLAKFTFVVGVLFILNTLALSYVYNMQSSKSLIDSVDTSSLPAAPEAVVPQAPNAPAAPAAPTSEQK; this is translated from the coding sequence ATGGATTCGCTTTTTTTAGTATTGCAGTTTATTTTCGCGGTAGTTTTGACGATCGCCGTTTTGCTTCAGAAGAGTTCCTCTATCGGCCTAGGCGCGTATAGCGGCAGCAACGAAAGCCTATTTGGTGCAAAAGGACCGGCCGGATTCTTGGCTAAATTTACCTTCGTCGTGGGCGTTTTATTTATTCTGAATACCCTAGCGTTAAGCTACGTTTACAACATGCAAAGCAGCAAATCTCTCATAGATAGCGTCGATACTTCGTCGCTACCTGCAGCTCCTGAGGCAGTCGTTCCGCAAGCCCCTAATGCTCCAGCAGCTCCTGCGGCTCCGACAAGCGAGCAAAAATAA